A stretch of the Euleptes europaea isolate rEulEur1 chromosome 14, rEulEur1.hap1, whole genome shotgun sequence genome encodes the following:
- the SNRPG gene encoding small nuclear ribonucleoprotein G, which yields MSKAHPPELKKFMDKKLSLKLNGGRHVQGILRGFDPFMNLVIDECVEMAQGGQQNNIGMVVIRGNSIIMLEALERV from the exons ATGAGTAAAGCGCACCCGCCGGAGTTGAAGAA atttatgGACAAGAAGCTGTCAT TGAAATTAAATGGTGGCCGACATGTCCAAGGAATATTAAGAGGGTTTGATCCATTTATGAATCTAGTAATAGAtgaatgtgtggaaatggcaCAAGGAGGACAACAGAACAACATTGGCATGGTG GTAATTCGAGGAAACAGCATCATTATGTTGGAAGCCTTGGAACGAGTATAA
- the FAM136A gene encoding protein FAM136A: MAEAQQVRVQEAIDGMVQGLERESIRKMQGIMFRCSAACCENPKASMQQVHQCIERCHTPLAQAQAIVTQELERFQDRLSRCTMYCNDKAKDSMDTGSKEQQIKAQLENCVTKCVDDHVHLIPSMSKKMKETLAAIAQ, encoded by the exons ATGGCGGAGGCGCAGCAGGTGCGGGTGCAAGAGGCCATCGACGGCATGGTGCAGGGCCTAGAAAGAGAGTCCATCCGGAAGATGCAG GGAATCATGTTCAGGTGCAGCGCTGCCTGTTGTGAGAACCCTAAGGCTTCCATGCAGCAGGTCCACCAGTGCATCGAGCGCTGCCACACTCCCTTGGCACAAGCACAAGCCATTGTCACTCAGGAGCTGGAGAGGTTTCAG GATCGCCTCTCTCGCTGCACAATGTACTGCAATGACAAAGCTAAGGACTCTATGGATACGGGGAGTAAAGAACAGCAGATCAAGGCGCAGCTGGAAAACTGTGTGACAAAGTGCGTGGACGACCATGTCCACCTCATCCCCAGCATGAGCAAGAAGATGAAGGAGACTTTGGCTGCCATTGCTCAGTAA